One Kutzneria kofuensis DNA window includes the following coding sequences:
- a CDS encoding superoxide dismutase family protein, giving the protein MRHEPAAVLLTVTVAMLGVVGTAMADSAPPAHPAYTSADFENYRPNAKAVTYAPGLVPVGSTATVFATPTPNGSTTVVLYVEGLLANHQYGAHVHQKHCGAAPEDAGAHYQNIPDPVQPSVNPAYANSQNEIWLDFTTDRHGNAWTVSSVNWQFTERHAGSVVIHAEHTHTDPGHAGTAGARLGCVSVDF; this is encoded by the coding sequence ATGAGACATGAACCTGCTGCCGTTCTGCTCACGGTGACCGTCGCCATGCTGGGTGTCGTGGGCACGGCGATGGCCGACTCCGCACCACCCGCCCACCCGGCGTACACCTCGGCCGATTTCGAGAACTACCGACCGAACGCCAAGGCCGTGACCTACGCCCCCGGCCTCGTTCCGGTGGGATCGACCGCCACCGTGTTCGCCACCCCCACCCCGAACGGCTCGACCACCGTGGTCCTGTACGTCGAAGGCCTGCTGGCCAACCACCAGTACGGGGCGCACGTCCACCAGAAGCACTGCGGCGCTGCCCCGGAGGACGCGGGCGCGCACTACCAGAACATTCCGGACCCGGTGCAACCGTCGGTCAATCCCGCCTACGCCAACTCGCAGAACGAGATCTGGCTGGACTTCACCACCGACCGGCACGGGAACGCCTGGACCGTTTCCAGCGTGAACTGGCAGTTCACGGAACGGCACGCGGGCTCCGTGGTGATCCATGCCGAGCACACGCACACGGATCCCGGGCACGCCGGCACGGCGGGTGCCCGGCTGGGATGTGTCAGCGTCGACTTCTGA
- a CDS encoding lamin tail domain-containing protein, whose protein sequence is MRRSLAALVAAGIAALSLVTGAAAASAAPQSTASVQKSFTFVIDQLATRGPNGAADQYIQIKNLSQVPQDLSNFRLVVAPSQAQRFTAAVIPQNTVLQPGQVWVIANPQGYSGPVVDQFFSGIVPLTDRMGVALLSPSNVMVDAVATVTTSPFMMGAPASPLTTNQPLALVRFSNTDNNAVDFHVAPRTPGLPGPDA, encoded by the coding sequence ATGAGGCGTTCCCTCGCGGCCCTCGTTGCAGCGGGCATCGCGGCTCTCTCACTGGTCACCGGCGCCGCTGCCGCATCCGCGGCCCCGCAGTCGACGGCGAGCGTGCAGAAGTCCTTCACCTTCGTGATCGACCAGCTCGCCACCCGCGGCCCCAACGGCGCGGCCGACCAGTACATCCAGATCAAGAACCTCAGCCAGGTCCCGCAGGACCTGAGCAACTTCCGGCTCGTCGTCGCGCCCAGCCAGGCGCAGCGGTTCACCGCGGCAGTGATCCCGCAGAACACCGTCCTGCAGCCGGGCCAGGTGTGGGTGATCGCCAACCCGCAGGGCTACAGCGGTCCGGTGGTCGACCAGTTCTTCTCCGGCATCGTTCCGCTGACCGACCGGATGGGCGTCGCGCTGCTGTCCCCGAGCAACGTCATGGTCGACGCGGTGGCCACCGTCACGACCTCGCCGTTCATGATGGGCGCCCCGGCGTCCCCGCTGACCACCAACCAGCCGCTCGCCCTCGTGCGGTTCAGCAACACCGACAACAACGCCGTCGACTTCCACGTCGCGCCGCGGACCCCGGGTCTGCCCGGCCCGGACGCCTGA
- a CDS encoding DUF2306 domain-containing protein, whose product MSVATLGYMLSAYVPPEMSTSRVPLQSSTHYVLLVGHIFTATVATLAGLAQFWPSLRSRHPRVHRWTGRAYIFLGVFPSSVLAIPVAVLTPFGVSNQAVLLMVDAAWIVTAVAGYRAARQRRFADHRRWMIRNYALTFSSLVARFFNPVLALIIVPQATGPAYRGDGLAIVHDIATGSIVVGVVLTVVAAEWYIQRRYGVPPRRPRDAESGVAPSGF is encoded by the coding sequence GTGAGCGTCGCGACGCTGGGATACATGTTGTCGGCATATGTGCCGCCCGAGATGAGCACCAGCCGGGTTCCGTTGCAGAGCAGCACCCACTACGTGTTGCTGGTGGGGCACATCTTCACCGCGACGGTGGCCACGCTCGCGGGTTTGGCTCAGTTCTGGCCGTCGTTGCGGAGTCGTCATCCGCGCGTGCACCGCTGGACCGGGCGCGCCTACATCTTCCTCGGCGTGTTCCCGTCCTCGGTGCTGGCGATCCCGGTGGCCGTGCTGACGCCGTTCGGTGTGTCGAACCAGGCCGTCCTGCTGATGGTCGACGCGGCATGGATCGTCACCGCCGTGGCCGGCTACCGAGCGGCCCGGCAACGCCGGTTCGCCGACCATCGACGGTGGATGATCCGCAACTACGCGCTGACGTTCTCCTCGCTGGTCGCCCGATTCTTCAACCCGGTGCTGGCGCTGATCATCGTGCCGCAGGCGACCGGGCCGGCCTACCGGGGCGACGGCCTCGCGATCGTGCACGACATCGCCACCGGCAGCATCGTGGTCGGCGTGGTGCTGACGGTAGTGGCCGCCGAGTGGTACATCCAGCGCCGCTACGGAGTCCCGCCCCGTCGGCCGAGGGATGCCGAGTCCGGTGTGGCTCCGTCCGGCTTCTGA
- a CDS encoding SHOCT domain-containing protein, translating into MSIADELAKLDALRRSGALSDDEFDAAKRRLLAPGSPAGPNSLGRAANRYVSYQMIAGVVGLVVFLVFVFAVLVPMFTKVTDRTGPVVPGDNQVRITQFP; encoded by the coding sequence ATGAGCATTGCTGACGAACTGGCGAAGCTGGACGCGTTGCGGCGCTCCGGCGCACTGTCGGACGACGAGTTCGACGCGGCGAAGCGACGCCTGCTGGCGCCGGGATCGCCGGCCGGGCCGAACTCGCTCGGCCGGGCCGCCAACCGCTACGTCAGCTATCAGATGATCGCCGGCGTCGTCGGACTGGTCGTCTTCCTCGTCTTCGTGTTCGCGGTTCTCGTGCCGATGTTCACGAAGGTGACCGACAGAACCGGGCCCGTGGTCCCCGGCGACAACCAGGTGCGGATCACGCAGTTCCCCTGA
- a CDS encoding ribonuclease domain-containing protein, with product MRLTWTKRVTLTLTALATMFGLALVTTPAANATVHNSCTISGCSAAASANSTWQSMGYPGQRGWYDWPNGQCSYAGGTYYNNDGQLPGGDSFQEFDVYPRTCGAHRDAARIVVDMDNGEVWFTPDHYSNFYEL from the coding sequence GTGCGTCTTACCTGGACGAAGCGCGTCACCCTGACCCTGACCGCACTGGCGACGATGTTCGGCCTGGCCCTGGTGACGACACCGGCGGCCAACGCGACCGTGCACAACTCCTGCACCATCTCGGGTTGTTCCGCGGCGGCCTCGGCCAACTCGACGTGGCAGTCCATGGGCTACCCCGGCCAGCGTGGCTGGTACGACTGGCCGAACGGCCAGTGCAGCTACGCGGGCGGCACGTACTACAACAACGACGGCCAGCTGCCCGGCGGTGATTCCTTCCAGGAGTTCGACGTCTACCCGCGGACCTGCGGCGCGCACCGGGACGCGGCCCGGATCGTGGTCGACATGGACAACGGTGAGGTCTGGTTCACGCCCGACCACTACAGCAACTTCTACGAGCTGTAG